The window GAGAAAATAATGACACGTGGAGTAAAATCCACCTATCGAAACAACTTCTGATTTCACTCCCACTCATCTTTTAGATCGGATCAGCTTCCTCGTTCTCCTTCCAACCAGCGGTAATGAAATTAAACTAATGTATTATTATTCATAAGCAATCCTGAAATGGCATACAACTTTAACACCGATAGAAGCAAAGAAAGGTTGCTATCTCGCAAGACCTTGTTTGAAGAGTCTGATCATAATaaggatggtgatgatgatgCGTCCATCCTGGATAGAATCACGAAATCATGGGAAGATCTTCAGGAGTTCCTTGTCAAGGTTTACGAAATGGGTCGGTCTGACCCCAGACAGATCATCTTCGCTGCAAAGTCCGGCTTCGCACTTGCTTTTGTTTCCGTgctcattttttttaaagaacCCCTTGATTACATCAGCCAATATTGCATTTGGGCAATTCTAACTGTCATTGTCGTATTTGAATTTAGCATCGGTAAAAaagtttaaatataaatttatcacCTACCTAGCTATATAGCTCGCATCAAGATCATCATCATCACATGTTTATATTATTTTGTGATTCTATGTAGGGGCGACCCTTAGCAAAGGATTTAATCGTACTTTGGGGACATTTTCAGCGGCAGTGCTTGCATTGGGGTTTGCTCAAGTATCTGTGTGGGCTGGGGAATGGCATGAAATTGTGGTCATCATCAGCATCTTCATAGCAGGTCAGCTTcaccaattatatatatatatatatatatatatatatatatatatatatatatatatatatatattgtgtgtgtgctagatttatatataaatatatttttttgtttttgtgtttatCTAGGTTCTGTGTCAACCTATATCAAACTCTATCCATCAATGAAGCCCTACGAATATGGTTTCAGGGTATTCATGTTGACATTTTCAATAGTACTGGTGTCGGGGACTTCCCACTTCTTTAGAACAGCCGTTTCTAGATTGTTATTGGTTATAGTCGGAGCAGGCATATGTTTTATAGTTAACATATGTATTTATCCAGTCTGGTCCGGAGAAGAGCTACATAAATTGGTGGTGAAGAATTTTAGGGGTGTTGCTACTTCCTTGGAAGGTAACAAGTGCATGTATTAATTCATATACTAATATTATTAACAAGCATATATTGCCGATATGGATATTGAACTAGGTATCCTTTTTTTTATGGAATACAATAGAATGTGTTAGAAGTTACCTGCAAAACGTGGAATATGATAGGATACCTTCGAAAATTCTCGTATACCAGGCGACTGATGACCCTCTTTATACGGGATATAGAGCAGCAGTACAATCTACAAGTCAAGAAGATGCTCTGGTAttacttttttttctttctaaatttAGCCTTTTCGAGTGGTTatgtataattttatatatacatatatagttaggCATCCAACaagattatatatatacatgcagTTGGGCTTTGCAATTTGGGAACCGCCCCATGGGCGTTATAAAATGTTGAGATATCCATGGGGTCAATTTGTGAAAGTTGGCGGTGCATTAAGGCATTGTGCTTTTATGGTTATGGCAATGCATGGGTGTATACTTTCAGAAATACAGGTACGTACGTATACATTTGATTTTATTTAAGACTTAAGCAGCAACATCATCGATGG of the Lactuca sativa cultivar Salinas chromosome 6, Lsat_Salinas_v11, whole genome shotgun sequence genome contains:
- the LOC111880992 gene encoding aluminum-activated malate transporter 4, giving the protein MAYNFNTDRSKERLLSRKTLFEESDHNKDGDDDASILDRITKSWEDLQEFLVKVYEMGRSDPRQIIFAAKSGFALAFVSVLIFFKEPLDYISQYCIWAILTVIVVFEFSIGATLSKGFNRTLGTFSAAVLALGFAQVSVWAGEWHEIVVIISIFIAGSVSTYIKLYPSMKPYEYGFRVFMLTFSIVLVSGTSHFFRTAVSRLLLVIVGAGICFIVNICIYPVWSGEELHKLVVKNFRGVATSLEECVRSYLQNVEYDRIPSKILVYQATDDPLYTGYRAAVQSTSQEDALLGFAIWEPPHGRYKMLRYPWGQFVKVGGALRHCAFMVMAMHGCILSEIQAAAELRMMFRNEIQRVGSEGAKVLRELGNKLEKLEPLSPNFDLLEKVHEAAEELQMLIDEKSYHLVSVAARQRHKELEDLDQEETEEETSTEAQHAPLLKHSHTFKNIDRHITNMSMNLPSFANWGSCDEEALKQQLQWPSRLSVLGDTVLNEREVRTYESASALSLANFTSSLIEFVARLQNLLNSFQELSDKARFSNPKNPLDQKEEGDDVGFWTPFGNCMGFNT